The Tenebrio molitor chromosome 5, icTenMoli1.1, whole genome shotgun sequence genome has a segment encoding these proteins:
- the LOC138131171 gene encoding cytochrome P450 4C1-like isoform X1: MAILTIIFFSAAAAAFILWYFRELQKNKEFYKNIPGPPVIPIFGNVLSVRSTKDILNVLFKWSNEYGGLYKMRLGPIRWAVVAADYDFLECVLSNTQILNKSDDYLSMRPWLGTGLLTSDGTKWKKHRRILTPAFHFQILEQFVDVFESAGNRLVKKLRNEIGKNSVDIYPYVTLCTLDIICESAMGTSINAQYDGNSDYVQSVKSMCKVIIERTFNVLEMNDVTIRLTKNYYLQKKSLNVLHAKTNSVIVNRRKELENNNKDLNNVNGVNGKNEEDMIIGKDKKAFLDLLLEATVDGKPLTQEEIRQEVDTFMFEGHDTTASAISFVLYCLANHPEVQQKAYEEQQMLFDGDKNPTVTYTDLQSMKYLEQVIKEALRLYPSVPIYGRKTNAPVKYNDISIPKDVTIAVFAFGIHRNPKYFKEPEKFNPGRFENMDGRLPYAYIPFSAGPRNCIGQKFAMLEMKSTVSKILRNFELEPASPEHKLNLVAELVLKSANGIKIALNLRK, translated from the exons ATGGCCATCCTGAcgatcatatttttttcagctGCAGCTGCAGCTTTCATCCTTTGGTATTTCCGTGAACTGCAAAAGAACAaagagttttataaaaatattccaGGGCCTCCTGTGATTCCCATTTTTGGTAACGTCTTATCTGTCAGATCAACCAAAG ATatattaaatgttttatttaaatggtCCAACGAATATGGAGGGCTCTACAAAATGCGTTTAGGACCAATTCGTTGGGCAGTGGTAGCTGCTGACTATGATTTTTTGGAATGCGTTTTGAGTAACACCCAGATTTTGAATAAATCCGACGACTACCTTTCCATGAGACCGTGGTTGGGAACAGGTTTATTGACGAGTGATG GAACCAAGTGGAAGAAACATCGACGAATTTTGACTCCAGCCttccattttcaaattttagaacaaTTTGTAGATGTTTTTGAATCTGCCGGAAACAGATTGGTTAAAAAGTTACGAaatgaaattggaaaaaacAGCGTTGATATTTATCCTTACGTAACACTGTGTACACTGGACATTATTTGTG aGAGTGCAATGGGAACATCAATAAATGCTCAGTATGATGGTAATTCAGATTATGTCCAAAGTGTTAAGTCGATGTGTAAAGTAATAATAGAGCGGACATTCAATGTGTTAGAAATGAACGACGTGACTATTCgacttacaaaaaattattaccttCAGAAGAAATCTTTAAATGTGTTGCACGCCAAGACCAACAGCGTAATAGTAAATCGGAGAAAGGAGctagaaaacaataataaagatCTCAATAATGTTAATGGAGTCAACGGCAAGAATGAGGAAGATATGATAATAGGTAAAGATAAGAAGGCATTTTTAGATTTATTGTTAGAGGCTACAGTAGACGGAAAACCACTTACACAAGAAGAGATAAGACAGGAAGTTGATACCTTTATGTTTGAA GGCCACGATACCACAGCTTCAGCTATTAGCTTTGTTCTATACTGTTTAGCAAATCATCCTGAGGTTCAA cAAAAAGCTTACGAAGAGCAGCAAATGCTCTTTGATGGCGATAAAAACCCTACAGTGACGTATACAGATTTGCAAAGCATGAAGTATCTGGAACAGGTCATAAAAGAAGCTTTAAGACTGTATCCCTCGGTACCAATTTATGGGAGAAAAACCAACGCACCTGTAAAAtaca ATGATATTTCCATACCCAAAGATGTTACAATTGCCGTTTTTGCATTTGGAATTCACCGAAatccaaaatattttaaagaaccTGAAAAATTTAATCCTGGCAGATTTGAAAACATGGACGGAAGGCTTCCTTATGCTTATATTCCTTTCAGCGCAGGACCTAGAAATTGCATAG GTCAAAAATTTGCAATGTTAGAAATGAAAAGTACAGTGTCAAAGATCCTCAGAAATTTCGAGTTGGAACCGGCATCTCCAGAACATAAGCTGAACCTGGTTGCTGAACTGGTTTTGAAGTCGGcaaatggaattaaaataGCATTAAATctaagaaaatga
- the LOC138131171 gene encoding cytochrome P450 4c3-like isoform X2 has protein sequence MRLGPIRWAVVAADYDFLECVLSNTQILNKSDDYLSMRPWLGTGLLTSDGTKWKKHRRILTPAFHFQILEQFVDVFESAGNRLVKKLRNEIGKNSVDIYPYVTLCTLDIICESAMGTSINAQYDGNSDYVQSVKSMCKVIIERTFNVLEMNDVTIRLTKNYYLQKKSLNVLHAKTNSVIVNRRKELENNNKDLNNVNGVNGKNEEDMIIGKDKKAFLDLLLEATVDGKPLTQEEIRQEVDTFMFEGHDTTASAISFVLYCLANHPEVQQKAYEEQQMLFDGDKNPTVTYTDLQSMKYLEQVIKEALRLYPSVPIYGRKTNAPVKYNDISIPKDVTIAVFAFGIHRNPKYFKEPEKFNPGRFENMDGRLPYAYIPFSAGPRNCIGQKFAMLEMKSTVSKILRNFELEPASPEHKLNLVAELVLKSANGIKIALNLRK, from the exons ATGCGTTTAGGACCAATTCGTTGGGCAGTGGTAGCTGCTGACTATGATTTTTTGGAATGCGTTTTGAGTAACACCCAGATTTTGAATAAATCCGACGACTACCTTTCCATGAGACCGTGGTTGGGAACAGGTTTATTGACGAGTGATG GAACCAAGTGGAAGAAACATCGACGAATTTTGACTCCAGCCttccattttcaaattttagaacaaTTTGTAGATGTTTTTGAATCTGCCGGAAACAGATTGGTTAAAAAGTTACGAaatgaaattggaaaaaacAGCGTTGATATTTATCCTTACGTAACACTGTGTACACTGGACATTATTTGTG aGAGTGCAATGGGAACATCAATAAATGCTCAGTATGATGGTAATTCAGATTATGTCCAAAGTGTTAAGTCGATGTGTAAAGTAATAATAGAGCGGACATTCAATGTGTTAGAAATGAACGACGTGACTATTCgacttacaaaaaattattaccttCAGAAGAAATCTTTAAATGTGTTGCACGCCAAGACCAACAGCGTAATAGTAAATCGGAGAAAGGAGctagaaaacaataataaagatCTCAATAATGTTAATGGAGTCAACGGCAAGAATGAGGAAGATATGATAATAGGTAAAGATAAGAAGGCATTTTTAGATTTATTGTTAGAGGCTACAGTAGACGGAAAACCACTTACACAAGAAGAGATAAGACAGGAAGTTGATACCTTTATGTTTGAA GGCCACGATACCACAGCTTCAGCTATTAGCTTTGTTCTATACTGTTTAGCAAATCATCCTGAGGTTCAA cAAAAAGCTTACGAAGAGCAGCAAATGCTCTTTGATGGCGATAAAAACCCTACAGTGACGTATACAGATTTGCAAAGCATGAAGTATCTGGAACAGGTCATAAAAGAAGCTTTAAGACTGTATCCCTCGGTACCAATTTATGGGAGAAAAACCAACGCACCTGTAAAAtaca ATGATATTTCCATACCCAAAGATGTTACAATTGCCGTTTTTGCATTTGGAATTCACCGAAatccaaaatattttaaagaaccTGAAAAATTTAATCCTGGCAGATTTGAAAACATGGACGGAAGGCTTCCTTATGCTTATATTCCTTTCAGCGCAGGACCTAGAAATTGCATAG GTCAAAAATTTGCAATGTTAGAAATGAAAAGTACAGTGTCAAAGATCCTCAGAAATTTCGAGTTGGAACCGGCATCTCCAGAACATAAGCTGAACCTGGTTGCTGAACTGGTTTTGAAGTCGGcaaatggaattaaaataGCATTAAATctaagaaaatga